TGTCCGAGTTCGGCTTTGTTGGGCTTCATAAAGAAAGGCACTGCCCGAATACCCTGGAACATCGCCTCGCCGTCGGTGTCCAAAATCGTACGAACGCCGCAAAAATTCGCCTGCGCGATAATCTCAGCATACAGTTCCGCCGGTAATCCCGGCGGAATGCTGCCCGAGAGCACAAAAATGTCGCTGTCTTTGAGCGCTTCGGTGGCAAGTGTCAACATTTTTTTGGCGTCGGCCTCGATAAGCGCGTCGCCGCTTTCGTTGAATTCGGTCAGTTGTTTATTGTTTTGCTCGAATATCTTGATGTTTTCGCGCAGCCGCCCGGAAACCGGCACCGACCTGCCCTCGATCCCTTTATCACGTAAAAATTCGGCGACAGCCGCGCCGCCCTCTTGGTGTGAAAAATATAAGCAGCGTACTTTAA
This is a stretch of genomic DNA from Oscillospiraceae bacterium. It encodes these proteins:
- a CDS encoding PfkB family carbohydrate kinase, translated to KVRCLYFSHQEGGAAVAEFLRDKGIEGRSVPVSGRLRENIKIFEQNNKQLTEFNESGDALIEADAKKMLTLATEALKDSDIFVLSGSIPPGLPAELYAEIIAQANFCGVRTILDTDGEAMFQGIRAVPFFMKPNKAELGHIFGRPLSSSGDVALAAKRLLDEGIAYVCASMGNDGALLACRDGIFLCDALDVPVKGTVGTGDSMVAGICKALIEGGEPDKILIYGCAAAHASVIHEGTTPCTKADFEKFIPELTVIRM